Proteins co-encoded in one Bacillus paramycoides genomic window:
- a CDS encoding S-layer homology domain-containing protein has product MKKVISNVLAVTVALQVVMAPATSFASTKEFPDVPKNHWSFEAITDLTSKGVIAGYDNGKFGFGDVVTREQVAALMYRALKPEAKGDYKNPYSDISAGTTMFPKEILALTEMGIFVGDGKGTFRPKDSLTRAEMAVIIQNAFKFKIKAQHTFNDVPSTHWANDAVSALESNGITAGNGAGAFNPTSVLTREEYAQFLFNAMASYINLDITLPSNITAQEIDNFIEKWHPDSPLIGTGQDFIQAQNEYGVSALYLAAHAILESAYGKSEIAYRKHNLFGLRAYDRDPFAYAKYLPSYKQSISYNADYVRKNYLEEGANHFNGYTLPAMNEKYATDKEWAGKIANIMERIKPFNKKDYQNVKRLPKNPNTLNVEALGEAIPYKDYAKDATATVQLVGSYYQVPYPFGYTIKSVPNITQNEVGKLENGKKVNVYREDPNGWVEFSFENAQEKYWTMKKNLKL; this is encoded by the coding sequence ATGAAAAAAGTTATTTCTAATGTGTTAGCGGTGACAGTCGCACTTCAAGTAGTGATGGCTCCAGCAACTTCGTTTGCATCTACAAAAGAATTTCCAGACGTTCCGAAAAATCATTGGTCATTTGAAGCAATTACTGATTTAACGTCAAAAGGGGTTATTGCAGGGTACGATAATGGTAAATTCGGGTTCGGAGATGTTGTAACTCGTGAGCAAGTAGCGGCATTAATGTATCGCGCATTAAAACCAGAAGCAAAAGGTGATTATAAAAATCCATACTCTGATATTAGCGCAGGAACGACGATGTTCCCAAAAGAAATTTTAGCATTAACAGAGATGGGGATTTTCGTAGGTGATGGTAAAGGGACATTTAGACCAAAAGACTCGTTAACTCGTGCTGAGATGGCAGTAATTATACAGAATGCTTTTAAGTTTAAAATAAAGGCTCAACATACGTTTAATGATGTACCAAGCACGCATTGGGCAAATGATGCAGTTAGTGCATTAGAATCTAACGGCATTACAGCAGGTAATGGAGCAGGTGCATTTAATCCAACTAGTGTTTTAACACGTGAAGAATATGCACAATTTTTATTTAATGCTATGGCATCGTATATCAATCTAGATATAACGTTACCATCTAATATAACAGCACAAGAGATTGATAATTTTATTGAAAAATGGCATCCTGACAGTCCTCTTATTGGAACGGGACAAGATTTTATTCAAGCACAAAATGAGTATGGTGTGAGCGCACTGTATTTAGCTGCACATGCAATCTTAGAATCTGCCTATGGTAAATCGGAAATTGCATATCGTAAGCATAATTTATTTGGTTTAAGAGCGTATGATCGCGATCCATTTGCATATGCAAAATATTTACCGTCATACAAGCAAAGTATTTCGTACAATGCCGATTATGTAAGAAAGAACTATTTAGAAGAAGGTGCTAATCATTTTAATGGCTACACATTACCTGCTATGAATGAAAAGTATGCAACTGATAAAGAATGGGCTGGCAAAATCGCTAATATTATGGAGCGTATTAAACCGTTTAACAAAAAAGATTATCAAAATGTAAAACGATTACCGAAAAATCCTAACACATTAAATGTAGAGGCATTAGGTGAGGCGATCCCATATAAAGATTATGCAAAAGATGCAACAGCTACTGTTCAATTAGTAGGTTCTTACTATCAAGTACCATATCCATTTGGCTATACAATTAAAAGTGTACCAAATATTACACAAAATGAAGTTGGAAAATTAGAAAATGGTAAGAAAGTAAATGTATATCGTGAAGATCCAAACGGTTGGGTAGAATTTTCATTTGAAAATGCTCAAGAAAAATATTGGACAATGAAGAAGAACTTAAAATTATAA